The following DNA comes from Cryobacterium psychrophilum.
GGGCTGATCAGGGCCACAATTGGATCACGGGTACTGAGGAACTCGTTGATGCGGGATTGAACGAGATCGACTACATGAGTGCTTTCAGTCACCCGCCTAGCCTAGTCAACCTGACGGGACTAGAATTAGGACTCAACCCGCTCGATCCCGAAATTGGAGGGAATGAGATGCCGCTTTCTGAACAAGAGCAGCGACTCCTTGAAGAGATGGAGCGCAGCCTCTATCACAACGATGCAGATTTTGTCGCAAGCGTCGGCGTATCGCGCCTCCGCCCCAACTACCGCTCGATCGCCGTTGGCGTGCTTCTTGCCGTTCTGGGCATTGTCGCCCTGATCGCGGGCGTGGCCCTCCAGCTCTTGTGGCTTGGCATTGTCGGGTTCGTCGTGATGTTCACGGGGGTGCTGCTCGCGCTGTCGCCAGGCAAGTCCATGAAAGGCATGAAGGGCATGCCGTCGTCGGGCTCTTCAGGCCGTGGTCCGGCTCAGGGTCGCACTGATCAGGGCTTCATGAATCGCCTGAACGAGCGCTGGGACCGTCGCCAAGACGGACAATAGGCACGACGAGCGCGAGCTGCGGCTAGCTCCACTTCGCTCCCTCTCACGCAGGGTTTTGCCCTGGAAAGGACCGATCACCCGATCGGTCCTTTTTTTGTGCCCAAAATCCGCCGAAGTGGTGACAAATCACTCCCTTTCCCTCCACCGCCAAATCCCTTTTGTTTCATGGCATTTAGCTCAAAAAAAGTCAAAATATTGGG
Coding sequences within:
- a CDS encoding DUF3040 domain-containing protein, producing MPLSEQEQRLLEEMERSLYHNDADFVASVGVSRLRPNYRSIAVGVLLAVLGIVALIAGVALQLLWLGIVGFVVMFTGVLLALSPGKSMKGMKGMPSSGSSGRGPAQGRTDQGFMNRLNERWDRRQDGQ